The genomic segment TTTGCTTGCTATAGCACTTATTGATCTTTTAATAGTAAGGTTTCAATACTTTAAAGATTTAAGAATGAGCAAACAAGAGGTAAAAGATGAATACAAACAAATGGAAGGTGATCCGCAAGTAAAAGCAAGGATAAGAAGAGCTCAAATGGAAGCCGGAAGAAAGCGCATGATGCAACAAGTCCCGCAAGCAGATGTTGTTATCACAAACCCAACCCACTACGCGATAGCTCTCAGATATGACAGAACAAAAGAAGATGCGCCGGTAGTCTTAGCAAAAGGGGTTGATATGATGGCTTTACAAATACGAAAAATAGCAACTGAAAATGGTGTTGAGATAGTAGAAAACCCGCCACTAGCAAGAGAACTTTATAAGCTTTGCGATGTAGATGAGATGATACCAGCAAATATGTTTAAAGCAGTTGCGGAAGTACTTAGCTTTGTTTATATGGGTAATGAGAAAAAATTTAAAGGCAGAATGGGTTAAATTCCTTTTTTTGGGACTATTATCTCGCTTTTTGAACCATTCACACTATGATATATTGTAGTGCCATATTTTGTAGCATAGTATTTAAGCAATAAATGTTGCAAAACCGGCTCTGTTGAGTTTATATTTTTTGTTTTAAACCAACCATTATTTGTTATTGCTATGATTATTTTTGGATTGTTTTTATAAATTTTATCAGTGGTAGCTTCATAGCAAATCGCATTTCTTACCCAAACACCATCTATCTCATAATCGCCCACATCATTAGCTGGTCTAAAATCACTTGCTCCATTAAAAAAGTTTTTATTTATAAAATCACGCATAAAGTTTGGAAGTGGAATTTCCTCTCCAAAAGGAACCAAGACATATTTATCAATCTTTTGCATTTTGCCATCATCAAAGATATATGTTGAGTTATGAGTTTGTCTGTTTTCATATGATAATGCACCGGCTACAATGGTTATATCTTTAGATAATTTTTTAAGCTCTAAAATAAGCTCTTTTTCAAAATTCATAAAAGTAGCAAAGGCATTTTCAGGCATAATAATAAGCTTTTTATTGTCTTTTATAGCTGAGTTTATAAGCTTTAAATTTTCATTTATAAAATCATTTTTGTATCTTTTATCCCATTTTTTATCTTGTGGTATATTTGTTTGAATAAGTTCTACATCAAAAGGTAAAAAATTTGGTTTTTTTGTATCAATTTGAATAGCAAATATCAAAGGAATTAAAAACAAAAGTTTATAAAATTTATTAAATCTCAAACAATAAGCCGATAAAAATATATAAATCAAACCCTTTGTGCTTGGCTCAAACACACCTAAAACCAAAGTTGCTTCTAGATTAAACCAATTAAACCCAAAAGGATGAATATAACTTATCAAAAAAACCATTACTGCTCTTAAAAAGACAAAACTTGGAAAACTTGCTATAAAAAATACAACTCCATAAACAATACCAACAAAGATTATAACGATAGGAATCATATAACTCATATCATAATAAATAAAACTAAATCCTATCCAATAAAACCACAAAATTCCTACAAAAAAACCAGTTAAGAAAAAGCCAATTCTATCTGTATTTATAAGCAGATAAATCCCTAAAATAGTCAAAAAAGGTGAAATGAAATTTAAAATTTCATAATCAAAAATAGCTAAAAAAATAAAATTTGAAATTAAAAAAGCACTTACAAAGGCTTTTATTATAATTTTAGTGGTAAAATATTGCTTTAAAAATTTTCTATTAAGGAACAAAAATGCAGGAACAAAATTTACTAACCTCATTATTACCTCTTGTCGCGATTTTTGCGATTTTTTATTTTTTGGTTATCAGACCACAACAAAAGCAACAAAAGCAACACGCAGAGATGATTTCAAACCTAGTAAAAGGTGATAAAATAATAACAAATGGTGGCTTAATATGTGAAGTCATAAAACCTGAAGAGGATTTTATCAAAGTAAAACTTAACGATGACGTAATAGTTCGTCTTTCAAGAGATTTTGTAGCTAAAAAGATCGAAGCTTAACAATGCGAAGTGGTAAAGTAACGTATAGGCTTATTATATTTTTAATAGCCCTTATTTTTGGTATTTCTTTTTCAATTCCATCTTTTTTGCAAACAGATAAAGGGGCTAAGATAAATCTTGGTCTTGACTTACAAGGTGGTTTGCATATGCTTTTGGGGGTTGAAACAGAAGTTGCGAT from the Campylobacter pinnipediorum subsp. pinnipediorum genome contains:
- a CDS encoding apolipoprotein N-acyltransferase, with translation MRLVNFVPAFLFLNRKFLKQYFTTKIIIKAFVSAFLISNFIFLAIFDYEILNFISPFLTILGIYLLINTDRIGFFLTGFFVGILWFYWIGFSFIYYDMSYMIPIVIIFVGIVYGVVFFIASFPSFVFLRAVMVFLISYIHPFGFNWFNLEATLVLGVFEPSTKGLIYIFLSAYCLRFNKFYKLLFLIPLIFAIQIDTKKPNFLPFDVELIQTNIPQDKKWDKRYKNDFINENLKLINSAIKDNKKLIIMPENAFATFMNFEKELILELKKLSKDITIVAGALSYENRQTHNSTYIFDDGKMQKIDKYVLVPFGEEIPLPNFMRDFINKNFFNGASDFRPANDVGDYEIDGVWVRNAICYEATTDKIYKNNPKIIIAITNNGWFKTKNINSTEPVLQHLLLKYYATKYGTTIYHSVNGSKSEIIVPKKGI
- the yajC gene encoding preprotein translocase subunit YajC produces the protein MQEQNLLTSLLPLVAIFAIFYFLVIRPQQKQQKQHAEMISNLVKGDKIITNGGLICEVIKPEEDFIKVKLNDDVIVRLSRDFVAKKIEA